The DNA region CACCGAAGCGGATTAAGGGGTGAGAATCATCGAGCAGGATCGATGCGCTGACACATGTATTTAACCGAAATGCCCTTAACTCAAGACTTGATGCTTTCAGCACAGGTACTTTGTTTAATCATTTTCTAAGCGGATGACTGCAAAGGGACAACCTTATAAAGGGGAAGAACGACAAAATTCGCAGTAAAAGCCGGCATTTCTTCCCCTTCCTTCGGTTTTCCCTCTGCACTCCCTTTCCCAACACCTTCCCCATCATTGCCGGCTTTTGCTTTTTATTATAGCTCGGAGGTTTGCGGGCTTAAGGCTTGGTTTATGCGTAATATTACAGTTTACGTCTGATAATATCGATTAATTCTCTGTCCGCCGGCAGCCAGTCAACTGAATCAAGCGTATCGGCAGTTAGCCATTTTGCGTCTTCTGCTTCTTTCAGAACAAGATCACCTTGTTTTACAACAGCGTAGAAGCAGTCCATGGACAGGTGGAAATTCGGATAATCATATTCTACTGTATGGAACATTTCCAGAGGAATGATCTCAGTATCAAGTTCTTCTTTTATTTCACGGACAATAGCATCTTCCGGTGATTCATTCTGTTCTATCTTTCCGCCTGGAAACTCCCATCCGCCTTTGTATTCGCCGTATCCGCGGGCTGTCGCAAAGATCTGGGACGGTTTGTCCGATGAATCAAGTATTACTGCTGCTACTACTCTTATTGTTTTCATTTAAACTAACTCCTATGTGTTTGCAATGTATTCATAAAGATCTTCCCTGACCGGAACATCAAGCAGCCATTCTATTTCGACGGCTGTTTTATCTGTACCAGGCATGATGAATTCCTCTGTCTTTCCGGTAGGTCTGACATATCCGAGATAATAAAACTCCTTTGAGATTTTATCATCTTTATTTTTTCTTACGAAGAGATGAACTGCGATTCCAAGTTCCTTTGATTTAATAAATTTCTGCACATCTTCCGATTCCAGAGTTCTTCCGGATTTTGAAACAGCGATAAGTGAACTGTTACTGGTAAAATGATCACTGTAGTTGATAGTTGCTGAAATATCTTCGCTCTTGTCGTAGTTTATAAATATCGGAAATGTGTTTGTTGTCTTATCATATTTATATCCGCCGATATTGAGCGGCACTTCGCCTTTCTCCCAGTTAAGCAGACGGCATACATCTTCGTAAGTGTATTTCTGATAAAGTACAAGATCAGTATCCTTATATGAGTTTAAATAATCTCTTTCATAACGGCTTATGCCGAAACCGATGAGTTCTTCAACTGTATTATAAAAATCCCTGTCAGACATCATATCAAGGAAACGAGCAGACGCTTTATAGTCTGAGCCGCTTTCTTCAATAAATACGCAAACCTTGTACGTATCTTTTCCGCTTCCCGTCGCAAATTCATTGGTAAGGATCTTCGCTGTGCTGTTGCAGTTAAGTAAAGTCATTTCTTTTTTATATCGTACTTTGACCTCACTCTTAAGAGAATTGAAAAGGTTATCATGTTTTCCTTCAAGTATCAGTTTTAAAAGCAGAAGCTCATAAACACGCTTACCGGATGCCAGTTTCTTCGAAATAAATTCAAGAACCTTTTCTTTATCGCTGTCAAAGCGGATAGTGTATTCTTTTTCATGCTTTACGAGAAACTTATAATATGAGCCGAGGGTATTTGAATCAAAGATCCTGCATACATCCATTTCACCGTAGGTATCAAAATCCATAAGCGATGGAATACGACCAATCTTATTTTTCAGCGTAAGATAATTCTCTTTAATCATTCTGACATCGCTGAAATTCGCACTGTCAACAGATGAAAGGATCCTGTTACGGCTTATCTCATCAAAGTGGATTGTTGACGATCCGGTAATTGTTCGTCCGCCTTCAATCACGCCTCTACGCAGATTATCCTTGTTATATGTTCTGTCCCCATAAAGCGCAACCGGAATCAGAAAGTTCTTTGTATAGTTTCCGATGAAATCAAGTACGACAACAAATTCCTTGCCTTCGCATTTTCTTAAACCTCTGCCGAGCTGCTGAATGAAAACGATCGGCGACTGAGTAGGACGAAGCATAATTACCTGATTAACGGATCTTATATCAACACCTTCATTCAGAAGGTCAACTGAAAAGATATAGTCAAGCTGTGATTTTCCTGATTTAGTTGTTTCCGAATCCATTTCAAGACGCTCAAAGGCTTCAGTACGCTGTTCATCAGTTGAAGCACCGGTCAGAACAAGTGTACGGTAGCCCCTTATATTCATTTTAGCAGAGAGTTCTTCAGATTCTTTTATTGTCCTGCAGAATATTATTCCCTTGACTCTGTCCCCGCTGTAGCCATAGTATTTTGCATTTGAAATGATATGACTAACTCGTTCCTCACTGGTAAGCAGGCTGAAATCTTCCGCATTCAGCTTTTCGTTCATACCGGTTTCATCACTGATAAGATCAAGATCGCTGATACCGAAATAATGGAACGGACAAAGCAGGTCTTCTTCAAGAGCCTTCTGCAGTCTGATCTCATATGCTATCTGGTAATTGAAGATTTCATAAATATTCTTTCCGTCCCTGCTGTCATCATTCTTATCTGGAGTCGCAGTCATACCGAGCCAGAAAGCCGGCCTGAAATACTGAAACACCTTGCAGAACATATCACTGCTGCTATGATGTGCCTCATCAATAACAATACAATCGAAATGATCCGGTTTAAACTTCTTCAGATTTTCTTCTTTACTCAAAGTCTGAACCGTAGCAAAGATAAGATCACTGTCAGTATCATGTTTACCGTTACCGATAAACCCCATTGTTTTCGTGTTCCCGAATACATTTTTGTATGACTTCTCTGTCTGAACGGAAAGCTGAGTTCTGTGAGTTACAAACAGTATCTTATCAAATCCAAGCTCTCTAACTGCAAAAGCAGAGGCATATGTTTTACCTGTACCTGTTGCAGAAATAAGAAGTGCTCTGTCTTCGCCGGATTCAATGATCTTTTTCAGATTAACAATGAAATTTGTCTGCATTGAATTCGGCTTTAACTTATGCTGATCAAGTGAGATGACGTTATTATAATACGAAAGAGCTCTCTGATGCTTTATGATATCATACTGTATTTCATAAGTTTCGATAAAATCATTGTAATCAGATGTATGCTCTGAATTCCAGAAAGCTTCAAATTCATCAATGATCTGCTTTGCCATTTCTCCGTTTTCAGTAGAAATAAATCTTGTATTCCATTCGTGATTGGTGGTAAGCGCAGTTCTTGTCATATTAGAACTTCCGATGATTATACGGTACAGATCATCCTTGCGGAAAATATATCCCTTTGTATGAAAACCTTCACTCGCCTTCACATCGAACATTTTCAGCTGAATGTTTTTAAGTTCATGAAGTTTTTTCAGAGCAGCCGGTTCACTGAAGTTAAGATAGTTTGTAGTAAGAATACGTCCTTTAATACCTTTCCTCTCAAGTTCCTTCAATGTCATGAGAAGCGGAGTAATTCCACCTATAGTGATAAAAGCAACGCTTATACAGAAACTGTCACAGTTCTTCAGTTCATCTTCAATCGTTGAAAGAACTTTCCTTCCGTTCCGATAATCGTTCGATACAAACTGCGGCCTGTAAGCAAGATTCGATAAATTTGTACTGTCTATAAAAGCTGTAGTGAAACCGTTGTTCAGTTCCTTAATTATCCCGTTTTCCAAATTTCAATCCCCCGTCATTTATTATCATTCAACTTGTCTGTTCTTCTCATATGATACCTTTAAATCCATTTAATATTACTATTCTATGATACTATGTTATGAGGTGAAAATCAAGTAATATATACATTATGGAGACGATCTTTTTTAACTATAAAAAATTCTCCCTGAAAGCAGCATTTTCATACTGTCTCAGGGAAGAAAATGTACGCCTTCGACGTGCTATTAAAATTGCTGCGATAGCAGCCTCCATTTGAACACAATCAATTGAAATATGGCGATTTTTTATTATTTACTTCTTCATATTAGTGATCTCAGCAGTTCCGTTTACAAGATCCAGCTTAAATTCCGTATCGAACAGCTTCGTCAGATCATCAGTGGTAAGTTCAAAACCATACGAAGTAGTACTGATCTCAATCTTCCCGCGAAGATCTGTTTTCACACCGTTGCGCTCAGCGAAACATCCGCTTTCAGAAAAAACGGAATACTACCTTCTCATCTCCCCTGGCAAGCGTGTAGCTTTTGCTGTCAGCGGCATATGGTTTAAAGCCTGTACACTCTGCAAATGAAGCAAGCCACGGAAAATCAAGTATTTCGTTTTGCTGAACATTACACCAGTCTGAAACAGTATACAGATTTTCACCAGTTTCAATCGGAAGGTCCTGACCTGTGTTCCTTGCACGCGAAAGATCATATTTCCTGTTCAGCAGCATGACTTCAAGTCTGCCTGGTCCATACTTCGCCAGTATCTCATCAGGCAGAACAACATGTATATAACCGTGGCGAACGTCGTCAACATATTTCCACTCAGCGTTATATATCTCACGTTCCTCGTCATAATCTACCTTTTCCGTACCGTCGGAAAAATTAAACAATGAGGAAGACGTGATCGACTTCTCATTATCTCCGTCCAGAAAGGTAACCATGACAACGGGGCGATCGAACTTCAATTCGTAATCATCATCAATATCGGACAACGCAGGTATATTGTTCGAACTGTCTTCAACCAGTGCACAGGCAGCCTCTACTGCCGTATGAATCTCATCAAAACTGCGGGCGTTGATTTTCGTCCCTCCTCCGTAATCCACATGGATAAGATTCCGCTCATCTATTGCGGAGTTCAATTCCGGGTGGTCATGTACCCATTCAAGAAGGTAATCGCAAGCATATTCGTAGTAGAAGCTTCCGAAGTAACCGTGCTGCTTCTTATGACGCGTCACCGTAAATTCCGTACCGTCAGCGCATTTCATGCTGTACAGTATTGGCAAAGTTTCACCATTCTGCTGTTCCTGTTCGGTGATCTCTACCTTATATCCAAGCTTTTTTGACAGCACATTAACAAGCTCTTTGTCTGAAAGCATCTTGCCTTCTGAACATCCTGTAAGTGCAAAAGCCGCCATCGCCGCAAGTACAAGTGCCGACATGCGGAATAATTTTTTCATTCTGAAACAGTGTGGTTTTATCATTATCACTGTGTCCCCCTTATTTTGTCTTTCATAAGATTATAGCATATATCAATGGATAATTCAATACAACATGATTTAATCCCGTTTTCAATCAGAGTTTTTCCTTATACATAACGCCTCCACCCTGCCTTAAGCCCACCAACCTCCGCACTATAATAAAAAAGCAAAAGCCGCAATGTGGGGGAAGTTCAAGGAAAGGGTGTGCAGAGGGAGAACCTTAAGGATGGGGAGAAATGCAGCTTTTTCAATTGCGCCGACAGGCGCAACCATTTAATCGGAACGCCTTCGGCGTGCTATTATAATTGCTGCGGTAGCAGCCACCATTAGTAAAGAAAAAGACACAGGAGCTCAAAATGTTCCTGTGTCTTTTTCATTCGAATTCAAGCTGCATAAACGCGGGTTTCGGCTCCGGATAATCCTTGGCTTTTTCCATTACCAGATTGGTAACTGCCTTTTTCGCTACTTTCCGGGGATCGGAATCTTTGTTTATCCATTCGTTCAGATCATCTTTTGCGAGTAAGCTCAGCAATAGATACATAGTGGAGAACATCAAACTGTTCCGGTGCATTTTCCATAAGGAACTTTGTGTGATCTTCTTCCCAGAGTTTAATCGTCTTTTCATCCATCGAAGCGCCGACGCCTCTGCATGCGCGCATTCTGCCATGCCAGCTTTCACGTGTAAAAGGTACATTTACATCAAATTCTTCCTGAAGAGTAATGTCAAAGAATTCAAGGTACTCATCCGGTACCCAGACGTGCTTTCTGGTATCACCGTGACCGGACCAGTCCGGATTGTACTTAAGGATAATCTCCTCGCTGCCTCCTGCGATCTTATCTTCATACGGCAGCCAGCCCATGTAAAGGATAAGGAACTTTCCGCCCGGCTTAAGTATCTTAGCAAATTTCGGTGCAGTTACCTTATGGTCAGGATACCAGATGCACTGACACGCCGTTATTACATCAAATGTATTCTCGGGGTAGTCGATCTCCTCAGCCGGGCACGTATACAGTTCAATGTCCATTCCCTGTTCTCTGCACAGCTCTTTAGCAGATTCGATCTGGTTTTCTGAGATATCGGTACCGATCCACTTTGCACCGTGTGAATACAGTGCGCGGGGCACATTCGCGGTTCCTGTTCCTATGTCGAGTACAGTCTGTCCGGAAACGCACACGCCAAGTGAAAGGATCTTGTCATAGAACTCCTTAGGATAGATGTCCCTGAACTTCGCATAATCCTTAGACGTTTTGCCCCAGTCAAATGAATTACCGTTATCAATGTCCTGATTCTTCATAATTGCTTTCACCTCATTTTGTTTTACTGAAACTGTCGTAAATGCAATTTTGCATATGTGTAGTTTCATTTTTATAATTTATCTTTATTAATTCAATCTTCTGAAATATGAGCTTAATTCGATATAATTATCTTCATCATCTAAATGTCTGCACTTAGAAACTATTGAATCAATCTCTTTTGCAATAAGATTTTCATCAAATTCTTTTACAATTATCCAACCTCTGTTTAACATAACCGAATTGCCTGTTTCGTTCTCAAAATTAGTATATAATCGTTTTATGCTAATAACATTAAATTCAAAAACGTCGTAAACAAAATCTTCATCCTCTGGTCCTATATAGATTTCACCAGAAATTATAAAGTCATCATAATCAAAGTCTTTATCAAAATAATTAATAGTCTTAACTTCCATTTAGTACGCCTCAATTTTTGGATGATTGTTGCTTTCAAAGAAGACTTCATAATCATCAGTTTTAATACAATACAAAATTCTATCATCACGTTCTTCAAAACTTAATCCAATAAGAGTCTGCTGAATATTATCAAGTTTATTGTCTGTCATATTCTTTGGATCATCCAGATTAATAGAAAAATTATTGAAGTTTAAGACTTCGAATTTTGTTCTGTTTCCAGTATTAATATCTCGAAATATGATAATGACAGAATTGAAATTTGTCTTTATATTTTCTACGAATTGTATTGAGTTATTTATAATTTGTTTTTCATATGAATAATCATGTTTCATCTGAATAGCAATCATTACTCCTTTTGAAATTTTAAATATGTTTTATTATTACATTTTCATACTCATAAGTATAATAGTTTT from Ruminococcus sp. HUN007 includes:
- a CDS encoding (deoxy)nucleoside triphosphate pyrophosphohydrolase, whose protein sequence is MKTIRVVAAVILDSSDKPSQIFATARGYGEYKGGWEFPGGKIEQNESPEDAIVREIKEELDTEIIPLEMFHTVEYDYPNFHLSMDCFYAVVKQGDLVLKEAEDAKWLTADTLDSVDWLPADRELIDIIRRKL
- a CDS encoding DEAD/DEAH box helicase — its product is MENGIIKELNNGFTTAFIDSTNLSNLAYRPQFVSNDYRNGRKVLSTIEDELKNCDSFCISVAFITIGGITPLLMTLKELERKGIKGRILTTNYLNFSEPAALKKLHELKNIQLKMFDVKASEGFHTKGYIFRKDDLYRIIIGSSNMTRTALTTNHEWNTRFISTENGEMAKQIIDEFEAFWNSEHTSDYNDFIETYEIQYDIIKHQRALSYYNNVISLDQHKLKPNSMQTNFIVNLKKIIESGEDRALLISATGTGKTYASAFAVRELGFDKILFVTHRTQLSVQTEKSYKNVFGNTKTMGFIGNGKHDTDSDLIFATVQTLSKEENLKKFKPDHFDCIVIDEAHHSSSDMFCKVFQYFRPAFWLGMTATPDKNDDSRDGKNIYEIFNYQIAYEIRLQKALEEDLLCPFHYFGISDLDLISDETGMNEKLNAEDFSLLTSEERVSHIISNAKYYGYSGDRVKGIIFCRTIKESEELSAKMNIRGYRTLVLTGASTDEQRTEAFERLEMDSETTKSGKSQLDYIFSVDLLNEGVDIRSVNQVIMLRPTQSPIVFIQQLGRGLRKCEGKEFVVVLDFIGNYTKNFLIPVALYGDRTYNKDNLRRGVIEGGRTITGSSTIHFDEISRNRILSSVDSANFSDVRMIKENYLTLKNKIGRIPSLMDFDTYGEMDVCRIFDSNTLGSYYKFLVKHEKEYTIRFDSDKEKVLEFISKKLASGKRVYELLLLKLILEGKHDNLFNSLKSEVKVRYKKEMTLLNCNSTAKILTNEFATGSGKDTYKVCVFIEESGSDYKASARFLDMMSDRDFYNTVEELIGFGISRYERDYLNSYKDTDLVLYQKYTYEDVCRLLNWEKGEVPLNIGGYKYDKTTNTFPIFINYDKSEDISATINYSDHFTSNSSLIAVSKSGRTLESEDVQKFIKSKELGIAVHLFVRKNKDDKISKEFYYLGYVRPTGKTEEFIMPGTDKTAVEIEWLLDVPVREDLYEYIANT
- a CDS encoding class I SAM-dependent methyltransferase → MKNQDIDNGNSFDWGKTSKDYAKFRDIYPKEFYDKILSLGVCVSGQTVLDIGTGTANVPRALYSHGAKWIGTDISENQIESAKELCREQGMDIELYTCPAEEIDYPENTFDVITACQCIWYPDHKVTAPKFAKILKPGGKFLILYMGWLPYEDKIAGGSEEIILKYNPDWSGHGDTRKHVWVPDEYLEFFDITLQEEFDVNVPFTRESWHGRMRACRGVGASMDEKTIKLWEEDHTKFLMENAPEQFDVLHYVSIAELTRKR
- a CDS encoding Imm8 family immunity protein — protein: MEVKTINYFDKDFDYDDFIISGEIYIGPEDEDFVYDVFEFNVISIKRLYTNFENETGNSVMLNRGWIIVKEFDENLIAKEIDSIVSKCRHLDDEDNYIELSSYFRRLN